One genomic region from Listeria monocytogenes encodes:
- a CDS encoding LapA family protein: MKENKVQWQVIAGIILALIIAIFAVINVDPVEVNFLFAQAEWPLILIILGSVLCGCLIIFFLNIAKSRGMKKKVKQLTTEKAELERQLAAAKAMKTHSSKVEKRDTENAVDTTK, translated from the coding sequence ATGAAAGAAAATAAAGTACAGTGGCAAGTAATTGCGGGGATTATTTTAGCACTCATTATTGCGATTTTTGCAGTTATTAATGTAGATCCAGTTGAAGTAAACTTTTTATTTGCTCAAGCAGAGTGGCCATTAATATTAATTATTTTAGGCTCTGTTCTTTGCGGTTGTTTGATTATCTTTTTCTTAAATATCGCGAAATCTCGTGGAATGAAGAAAAAAGTAAAACAATTAACCACCGAAAAAGCAGAATTGGAACGTCAACTAGCAGCTGCCAAAGCAATGAAAACTCATTCATCTAAAGTAGAAAAACGTGATACAGAAAATGCGGTAGACACAACTAAATAA